In Nicotiana tabacum cultivar K326 chromosome 19, ASM71507v2, whole genome shotgun sequence, one DNA window encodes the following:
- the LOC107790815 gene encoding mitochondrial zinc maintenance protein 1, mitochondrial, translating to MASGRAVEALRAYRSVLKATRKTFAGDGFMLQKSAAEVRNKFEENRHVTSEADIQRLLDDARDASEFISTMIVQAKSSPSGAFVVKPEKEHAGATLEIPSEEILKKSV from the exons ATGGCGAGCGGGAGAGCAGTTGAAGCACTTCGAGCCTACAGATCAGTGCTGAAGGCCACTCGGAAAACCTTCGCCGGCGACGGTTTCATGCTCCAAAAATCCGCCGCCGAGGTCAGAAATAAGTTCGAGGAGAATCGTCACGTGACATCGGAGGCCGACATTCAGCGGCTGTTGGATGACGCACGTGATGCCTCTGAGTTCATCTCCACCATGATCGTCCAAGCCAAATCCAGCCCCTCTGGTGCTTTCG tggTGAAGCCTGAGAAAGAACATGCGGGGGCAACGCTCGAGATTCCTTCTGAAGAGATTTTGAAAAAGTCCGTTTGA
- the LOC107790814 gene encoding replication protein A 70 kDa DNA-binding subunit B-like isoform X1 — protein sequence MLHLFAQTRKMHHLKNSSANLRSPAQTCYLLLIALLLLLTLLDLYFFYWVVSLIVHFFYYSMRPTILTLWEDFADADGSILAAQVAEYPIIVAKRITRTNYAGLSLSTRYNSVILINSPYPQVGRLLNWVRDNRPRLMRYSQQNSLAVDWSLVPAAEHNDTVPIADIQSQPHIQLFYVEGKLSLPTHDQDFYELLCSHCGRQYRTHSPKIIHCASCKQRTMLTSGTTITS from the exons ATGCTGCATTTGTTTGCTCAGACACGCAAGATGCATCATTTAAAAAACTCTTCTGCCAACCTTCGCTCTCCTGCGCAAACATGTTACTTACTTCTTATAGCTTTATTACTCTTGTTGACATTGTTAgacttgtattttttttattgggTAGTGTCACTTATTGTCCATTTCTTTTACTATAGTATGAGGCCTACTATCCTTACGCTGTGGGAAGACTTCGCCGACGCTGATGGAAGCATCCTCGCTGCACAGGTTGCTGAATATCCAATAATTGTAGCAAAACGAATTACGCGAACCAACTATGCTG GATTATCATTGTCGACAAGGTACAACTCGGTCATACTGATAAATTCACCATATCCTCAAGTTGGAAGACTTCTAAACTG GGTCAGAGACAACCGACCAAGATTGATGAGATACAGTCAGCAAAATTCTTTGGCGGTTGATTGGTCTCTGGTGCCTGCGGCAGAACACAATGATACTGTCCCAATTGCTGATATCCAGTCACAACCTCAC ATACAACTCTTTTACGTGGAAGGTAAATTATCACTGCCGACTCACGACCAAGATTTCTATGAATTACTGTGTTCCCACTGCGGGCGGCAGTACAGAACTCATTCGCCAAAAATTATTCATTGTGCGAGCTGCAAGCAACGTACGATGTTAACATCCG GAACAACCATTACCTCTTGA
- the LOC107790814 gene encoding replication protein A 70 kDa DNA-binding subunit B-like isoform X4, producing MLHLFAQTRKMHHLKNSSANLRSPAQTCYLLLIALLLLLTLLDLYFFYWVVSLIVHFFYYSMRPTILTLWEDFADADGSILAAQVAEYPIIVAKRITRTNYAGLSLSTRYNSVILINSPYPQVGRLLNWVRDNRPRLMRYSQQNSLAVDWSLVPAAEHNDTVPIADIQSQPHIQLFYVEGTTITS from the exons ATGCTGCATTTGTTTGCTCAGACACGCAAGATGCATCATTTAAAAAACTCTTCTGCCAACCTTCGCTCTCCTGCGCAAACATGTTACTTACTTCTTATAGCTTTATTACTCTTGTTGACATTGTTAgacttgtattttttttattgggTAGTGTCACTTATTGTCCATTTCTTTTACTATAGTATGAGGCCTACTATCCTTACGCTGTGGGAAGACTTCGCCGACGCTGATGGAAGCATCCTCGCTGCACAGGTTGCTGAATATCCAATAATTGTAGCAAAACGAATTACGCGAACCAACTATGCTG GATTATCATTGTCGACAAGGTACAACTCGGTCATACTGATAAATTCACCATATCCTCAAGTTGGAAGACTTCTAAACTG GGTCAGAGACAACCGACCAAGATTGATGAGATACAGTCAGCAAAATTCTTTGGCGGTTGATTGGTCTCTGGTGCCTGCGGCAGAACACAATGATACTGTCCCAATTGCTGATATCCAGTCACAACCTCAC ATACAACTCTTTTACGTGGAAG GAACAACCATTACCTCTTGA
- the LOC107790814 gene encoding replication protein A 70 kDa DNA-binding subunit D-like isoform X2, with protein MITYKTHRSHRRRGSILYPLHICTSNNDRMRPTILTLWEDFADADGSILAAQVAEYPIIVAKRITRTNYAGLSLSTRYNSVILINSPYPQVGRLLNWVRDNRPRLMRYSQQNSLAVDWSLVPAAEHNDTVPIADIQSQPHIQLFYVEGKLSLPTHDQDFYELLCSHCGRQYRTHSPKIIHCASCKQRTMLTSGIAASTTNLIKYVCSTSSNKKRFLSLAL; from the exons ATGATAACATACAAGACCCACCGCTCCCACCGCCGACGAGGTTCAATATTGTACCCTTTGCATATTTGCACGAGCAACAACGATCG TATGAGGCCTACTATCCTTACGCTGTGGGAAGACTTCGCCGACGCTGATGGAAGCATCCTCGCTGCACAGGTTGCTGAATATCCAATAATTGTAGCAAAACGAATTACGCGAACCAACTATGCTG GATTATCATTGTCGACAAGGTACAACTCGGTCATACTGATAAATTCACCATATCCTCAAGTTGGAAGACTTCTAAACTG GGTCAGAGACAACCGACCAAGATTGATGAGATACAGTCAGCAAAATTCTTTGGCGGTTGATTGGTCTCTGGTGCCTGCGGCAGAACACAATGATACTGTCCCAATTGCTGATATCCAGTCACAACCTCAC ATACAACTCTTTTACGTGGAAGGTAAATTATCACTGCCGACTCACGACCAAGATTTCTATGAATTACTGTGTTCCCACTGCGGGCGGCAGTACAGAACTCATTCGCCAAAAATTATTCATTGTGCGAGCTGCAAGCAACGTACGATGTTAACATCCGGTATTGCGGCTTCGACTACGaacttaataaaatatgtttgTTCGACATCTTCAAACAAAAAAAGGTTTCTGTCATTGGCTTTATGA
- the LOC107790814 gene encoding replication protein A 70 kDa DNA-binding subunit B-like isoform X3, producing the protein MNTDMRPTILTLWEDFADADGSILAAQVAEYPIIVAKRITRTNYAGLSLSTRYNSVILINSPYPQVGRLLNWVRDNRPRLMRYSQQNSLAVDWSLVPAAEHNDTVPIADIQSQPHIQLFYVEGKLSLPTHDQDFYELLCSHCGRQYRTHSPKIIHCASCKQRTMLTSGIAASTTNLIKYVCSTSSNKKRFLSLAL; encoded by the exons ATGAATACCGA TATGAGGCCTACTATCCTTACGCTGTGGGAAGACTTCGCCGACGCTGATGGAAGCATCCTCGCTGCACAGGTTGCTGAATATCCAATAATTGTAGCAAAACGAATTACGCGAACCAACTATGCTG GATTATCATTGTCGACAAGGTACAACTCGGTCATACTGATAAATTCACCATATCCTCAAGTTGGAAGACTTCTAAACTG GGTCAGAGACAACCGACCAAGATTGATGAGATACAGTCAGCAAAATTCTTTGGCGGTTGATTGGTCTCTGGTGCCTGCGGCAGAACACAATGATACTGTCCCAATTGCTGATATCCAGTCACAACCTCAC ATACAACTCTTTTACGTGGAAGGTAAATTATCACTGCCGACTCACGACCAAGATTTCTATGAATTACTGTGTTCCCACTGCGGGCGGCAGTACAGAACTCATTCGCCAAAAATTATTCATTGTGCGAGCTGCAAGCAACGTACGATGTTAACATCCGGTATTGCGGCTTCGACTACGaacttaataaaatatgtttgTTCGACATCTTCAAACAAAAAAAGGTTTCTGTCATTGGCTTTATGA